A genome region from Populus alba chromosome 5, ASM523922v2, whole genome shotgun sequence includes the following:
- the LOC118062202 gene encoding protein LATE FLOWERING has translation MESSNQHDEDSKSSSDEEITERSYQDTGTGRSYECVFCKRGFTTAQALGGHMNIHRKDRAKSRPSSVPSFSSKADEDFPSFRGYPPLQSYPAHYPTPHEVHTNYQTFFPLSSTWGIGSPYAQQHNGDFYAQTPQHLYPIGEDVWRGSLSQQIDPSRVDDNTKEKIEDGSEADDDLDLELRLGHDP, from the coding sequence ATGGAATCATCAAACCAACATGATGAAGACTCGAAGAGCTCAAGCGACGAAGAAATTACCGAACGATCCTATCAAGATACAGGCACCGGCCGGTCCTATGAGTGTGTTTTTTGCAAGAGAGGCTTTACTACTGCTCAGGCTCTGGGAGGACATATGAATATTCATAGGAAAGATAGAGCCAAGTCAAGGCCTAGCTCAGTTCCTTCCTTTTCAAGCAAAGCTGATGAGGATTTTCCCAGTTTTCGAGGCTACCCTCCCCTTCAAAGTTACCCAGCTCACTATCCTACACCTCACGAGGTACATACGAATTACCAAACATTTTTTCCGTTATCCTCGACATGGGGCATAGGATCCCCATATGCACAACAACACAATGGTGATTTCTATGCACAAACTCCACAGCATTTGTATCCAATCGGAGAAGATGTTTGGAGAGGGAGTCTAAGCCAGCAAATCGACCCATCCCGTGTAGATGATAAtaccaaagaaaaaatagaagacgGCAGTGAAGCAGATGATGATTTGGATTTGGAGCTTAGACTTGGTCATGATCCATAA
- the LOC118062201 gene encoding bet1-like SNARE 1-1, whose protein sequence is MNSRRDIRNNRAALFDGIEEGGIRASSSYSSHEIDEQDNERALEGLQDRVILLKRLSGDINEEVDNHNLMLDRMGNDMDSSRGVLSGTMDRFKMVFETKSSRRMFTLVASFVVLFLIIYYLTR, encoded by the exons ATGAATTCGAGGAG GGACATCCGTAACAATAGAGCTGCTCTTTTTGATGGAATTGAGGAGGGTGGCATCAGAGCCTCATCCTCTTACTCTTCCCATGAGATTGATGAGCAAGATAATGAAAGAGCTTTGGAAGGATTGCAAGATAGAGTCATTCTGCTGAAGAGA CTGTCAGGTGATATAAATGAAGAGGTGGACAACCATAATCTTATGCTAGACAGAATG GGCAATGATATGGATTCTTCCAGGGGAGTGCTGTCAGGAACCATGGATCGCTTTAAGATG GTATTTGAAACCAAATCAAGCCGTAGAATGTTTACACTCGTGGCATCATTTGTGGTCCTATTCCTAATTATATACTATCTCACTAGGTAA